The DNA window ATATTTAAAAGCCTAATAAACTCGCTATTATCGGAGGATTATCATGTCGAGAAACAAAGGACTCGGAAAAAAGAAGAGACTAGGTAAGGCCATGAGCCAGAACAGAAGAGTCCCTGTTTGGGTATGGGCCAAAACTAAATTAAAAATTAGATCACATCCAAAAAGAAGAAATTGGCGAAGAACTTCTCTTAAGAAGTAGAGGTGAGAACTTTGGACAATAATGAAGAGAGAATGTATGTAGTACCCTTAAGGAAAGTTAAAGAAGCCCCAAGAAGTCAGAGAGCGGCGAGAGCAACAAGAGCCTTGAGAGAGTTTGTTGTCAAACATTCAAAATGTGAGAATGTAAAAATTGACAAGATCTTAAATGAAAAACTCTGGGAAAAAGGCATTGAGAGTTCTCCTTCAAAGATTAAGATTAGGGTAGTTAAGGGTGAAGAAGGAGAAGAAGAAAAGAGAGAAGTTGTTACTGCTTATCTTGCGGAGTAAAGTTAATGATAAGACAGTTGAAGTTCAGTGGCAATCCGTTTGTTGGCATATTCAGTTTTACTAATAACAATATAACTATCATAAGGGAAGATATTGGAGAGCAAGCCAAAACTATAGAGGAAGCTCTTGGAACTGAATTAATATTGAGTACAGTTGCCGCAACAGATTTAGCAGGTATTTATATTGCAGGTAACAATAACGGGATTATACTGCCCCATGTAATTGAGGATGAAGAGCTTCAATTAATAGAGAACACTGGCATAAATAACTATATACTTGAATCAAAGGAAAATGCAGTTGGAAATCTTATCCTTTCAAATGATAAGGGAGCTATTATTAGCCCCATATTAACGAAAGAGCATAAGATAATTGAGGATGCGCTCGGTGTTGAGACAACTATTGCTTCAATAGGGGCTCACAAATATGTGGGTAGTGTGGCAAAGACGAACAACACAGGTTGTCTTGTTCACAAGGAAGCAAAAGAAGAAGACATTTCACTTATAAAAGACCTGTTAAAGGTCGATGTAAGAATGTCAACTCTAAACAGAGGAGTTTCCTATATTGGGGCCTGTATGGTTGTAAATGACAAAGGGGCAATCGTTGGTGAAACAACGACAGGTATCGAATTAAGTTATGTTGAAGATATAATGGGTGTATGAGGTGAATCTTATGTTAAAAACCTATACAGTTGAAGGTATTATTAAACTAAAAAGTAGCACAAAACATTTTGTTAAAGATTTTAATGGCGTGAAGGAAGAAGATGTTTTAGAAGACATCTATACTAAATACGGCTCAATTTACGGATGTAAAAGAAGAAACATCAAAATAACAAGCATAGTAGAAAAACAAGGAGATATGTAAATGGCAGGCGAGGACGAAGCCATTAGGAAACTTAGTTCTGAATTAAACTACCTAAATGAGCAGTCAAAAGTAATCTCAAACAATCTTTCAATGTTATCTTCCCACAGAAATGAACTCGCTCTTTCAAAGATAACTCTTGAAGGTCTAAAAGACGCAAAGGAAGGAAATGAGATCCTAATACCAATAGGCGCAGGTAATTTTGTAAAAGGAACAATCGGCGATGTAAATACTGTGATAACAACTCTTGCCAGAGATGTTACAATAGAAAAGGGTATTGAAGAGACTATTTCAAAACTTGATGAAACTCTAAAAGAAGTCGAAAAAAACCTAGGGCAGAATGAAGCGACACTTCAGAACATCAGCGCTAGAATGAATGAGATAGAAATGCAAGCTGAAGAGATCCTTAAGAAAAAACAATAATATTATTACAAAAATTCTTTTCTAAATATTTTATAAAAAGTTAATTAAAAAAATTATTTTAGAAGGTCATTGAACCTGTTTTCCTGTCTGTTCTTCCAGCCGCCTTTGTGGTAAGCATAACTGACAATTAAAGGCATGGCGATTGTGGCTTCTGCAAAGACCATCTGCTCACTGCCACTCTCAACTTTTCCCCAAGAGTGTGCTTCCTTTAGTGTAGAGCCTGATAGTGCACCGTCTCTTTCGTCGGCAACTGTTATCTGGACGGCATATTTATGCATGTTTACTTCTTTTCCAAGTATATCTGCGGCAACTGGAACGTCCTGTGCAAAGTTCTTTGGAACTCCCCCACCTATCATGAAAAGTCCAGTGTCTTTTGAGGCAATCT is part of the Methanofastidiosum sp. genome and encodes:
- a CDS encoding 50S ribosomal protein L39e, translated to MSRNKGLGKKKRLGKAMSQNRRVPVWVWAKTKLKIRSHPKRRNWRRTSLKK
- a CDS encoding 60S ribosomal protein L31, giving the protein MYVVPLRKVKEAPRSQRAARATRALREFVVKHSKCENVKIDKILNEKLWEKGIESSPSKIKIRVVKGEEGEEEKREVVTAYLAE
- a CDS encoding translation initiation factor IF-6: MIRQLKFSGNPFVGIFSFTNNNITIIREDIGEQAKTIEEALGTELILSTVAATDLAGIYIAGNNNGIILPHVIEDEELQLIENTGINNYILESKENAVGNLILSNDKGAIISPILTKEHKIIEDALGVETTIASIGAHKYVGSVAKTNNTGCLVHKEAKEEDISLIKDLLKVDVRMSTLNRGVSYIGACMVVNDKGAIVGETTTGIELSYVEDIMGV
- the pfdA gene encoding prefoldin subunit alpha, whose amino-acid sequence is MAGEDEAIRKLSSELNYLNEQSKVISNNLSMLSSHRNELALSKITLEGLKDAKEGNEILIPIGAGNFVKGTIGDVNTVITTLARDVTIEKGIEETISKLDETLKEVEKNLGQNEATLQNISARMNEIEMQAEEILKKKQ